A single window of Pectobacterium parmentieri DNA harbors:
- a CDS encoding 2-hydroxycarboxylate transporter family protein, whose protein sequence is MKKTETDILCENDLALETQSSFIGDFFKKKIGSVPVALFIAIAAIVAIAAYEGYLPKNMIGGFAVIMTMGFLLAHIGSNIPVFKDIGGPAILCLMVPSVMVYFNLFNDNTMKTVHLLMKEANFLYFVIACLVVGSILGMNRKILIQGMVRMFVPLVIGTATALATGLLVGKLCGYSVYHTFFFIIVPIIGGGIGEGILPLSLAYSAILGQSPDVYVAQLAPAAVVGNIFAILCAGVLSRLGMRRKDLNGEGRLVRSDEDNAMFAVNDAPKPVDFHLMGGGLLMICAFFIVGGLFEKLVHIPGPVLMILIAVFCKYGRVIPAIMETGAHSVYKFVSSSLVWPLMIGLGMLYIPLESVVAVFSVGYVIVCGSVVLSMALVSFLIAPYLNMYPIEASIVTTCHSGLGGTGDVAILSASNRMSLMPFAQIATRIGGASTVIAATLLLSWAA, encoded by the coding sequence ATGAAAAAAACTGAAACTGATATTTTGTGTGAGAACGATCTCGCTCTGGAAACACAGTCATCGTTTATCGGCGACTTCTTTAAAAAGAAAATTGGCTCCGTTCCCGTTGCGCTGTTTATAGCGATTGCCGCGATTGTCGCTATCGCTGCCTATGAGGGATATTTGCCTAAAAACATGATTGGCGGTTTCGCCGTCATCATGACAATGGGTTTTTTACTGGCGCACATTGGCAGCAACATCCCCGTATTCAAGGATATCGGCGGACCAGCGATTCTGTGCCTGATGGTGCCTTCCGTTATGGTGTATTTTAATTTATTCAATGACAACACCATGAAAACCGTACACCTGTTGATGAAAGAGGCGAATTTCCTGTATTTCGTCATCGCCTGTCTGGTGGTCGGCAGTATCTTGGGTATGAACCGCAAAATCCTGATTCAGGGGATGGTGCGCATGTTCGTTCCGCTGGTCATCGGCACCGCGACAGCGCTGGCAACCGGCTTGCTGGTCGGTAAGTTGTGCGGTTACAGCGTCTATCACACCTTCTTCTTCATTATCGTGCCAATCATCGGTGGGGGTATTGGTGAAGGCATCCTGCCGCTGTCCCTCGCCTACTCTGCCATTCTGGGACAAAGCCCAGACGTTTATGTCGCTCAGTTAGCCCCCGCAGCCGTTGTCGGTAACATCTTCGCAATTCTGTGTGCTGGCGTGCTGTCTCGTCTCGGTATGCGCCGTAAGGATCTGAACGGTGAAGGCCGCTTGGTTCGCAGCGATGAAGACAACGCGATGTTTGCCGTAAACGATGCACCAAAACCGGTCGATTTTCACCTGATGGGCGGCGGGCTGTTGATGATTTGCGCCTTCTTCATCGTCGGTGGTCTGTTTGAGAAACTGGTTCACATCCCTGGTCCAGTATTGATGATTCTGATCGCCGTTTTCTGCAAATACGGACGCGTTATTCCTGCCATTATGGAAACCGGTGCACACAGCGTTTACAAATTCGTATCGAGTTCTCTGGTGTGGCCGCTGATGATCGGGCTTGGCATGCTATATATCCCGTTGGAGAGCGTCGTCGCCGTATTCTCTGTGGGTTATGTGATCGTCTGTGGTTCTGTGGTGCTGTCCATGGCGCTGGTGAGCTTCCTGATTGCACCTTATCTGAATATGTACCCGATTGAGGCTTCCATCGTGACCACGTGCCACAGCGGGCTAGGTGGTACTGGTGACGTAGCAATTCTATCCGCCTCTAACCGGATGTCTCTGATGCCGTTCGCACAGATCGCTACGCGCATCGGCGGCGCATCTACCGTCATCGCCGCTACGCTGCTGTTGAGCTGGGCTGCTTAA
- the dcuR gene encoding two-component system response regulator DcuR, with product MINVLIVDDDAMVAELNKSYLNQVSGFSCYATVPTLQQARNLLMQPDSEIDLVLLDIYMQQDNGLDLLPTIREFSEKTDVIIISSASDVYTIKKALHYGVVDYLIKPFQFSRFEQALTAYREEANLFKHRDFVAQSDIDSLIRRTSGSTASERKKLPKGLTSLTLRTVCEWIEGNQGIEFSTEMLANAIGISRVSCRKYLIYLSDTNILTTNILYGSTGRPVYLYRLLPEKQDSLRQYCE from the coding sequence ATGATTAATGTACTGATTGTTGATGACGATGCCATGGTTGCAGAGCTTAACAAATCTTATCTGAACCAGGTTTCTGGATTTAGCTGCTATGCGACTGTCCCCACGTTGCAGCAGGCGCGCAACCTGCTGATGCAACCTGACTCGGAAATCGATTTGGTACTGCTGGATATTTACATGCAGCAGGATAATGGACTGGATCTGCTGCCGACTATCCGTGAATTCAGTGAAAAGACGGATGTCATCATCATCTCTTCTGCCAGCGACGTGTATACCATCAAAAAAGCGCTGCACTACGGCGTGGTGGATTATCTGATTAAGCCTTTCCAGTTTTCGCGTTTCGAACAGGCGCTTACCGCCTATCGCGAAGAAGCGAACTTGTTCAAGCACCGCGATTTTGTTGCGCAGTCGGACATTGATAGTCTGATTCGCCGCACCAGCGGTAGCACGGCCAGCGAGCGCAAGAAATTGCCGAAAGGGCTGACCAGCCTGACATTGCGTACCGTCTGCGAGTGGATTGAAGGCAATCAGGGCATCGAGTTCTCTACCGAAATGCTGGCCAATGCGATTGGCATTTCGCGCGTTTCCTGCCGTAAATACCTGATTTACCTGTCTGACACCAATATCCTGACCACCAATATCCTGTACGGTTCGACGGGGCGGCCGGTTTACCTGTATCGCCTGTTGCCAGAAAAGCAGGACTCATTGCGTCAGTACTGTGAATGA
- a CDS encoding sensor histidine kinase translates to MGKKKAPLKLGTSVFLMVSVVLGAVLLVVYSLLFFRINQLSEDHLREKAFAIARTFASSPVVIDELKGIGRPEEVQIAAETIRQRNQLLFVTVTDMDTVRHSHPEPERIGEYFAGRDIYPALLGMENTAINRGTLDPALRVFTPVFDNNHKQVGVVALGIALTSVQKVISDNRWMIPWTLLAGALVGWLGTLILVKILKRIMLGFEPFEISNLFEQRNAMLKHIKEGVIAVDQHGRITVINDEARRLFRQNHPQGSEKPVLKPTERVSEQWLEHLHLKQVLESGTPRRDEEINFNGHLLLTNTVPVFVKGDIIGAIATFRDKTEISQLLQRLSGMSYYADALRAQSHEFMNKLHVILGMLHLKYYSQLEDYILKTANNYQAEIGSIIRKVKSPVIAGFLLGKINRARDLGITLSISEESLLPDTDDVDATNELITVLGNLIENAMDAIDEQENCEISVSFHHQNSRLHCTVGDDGPGISLESQARIYEQGFSTKGSGRGIGLYLTKQSLEKIGGTIEFESEPDVYTQFFVTIPYQARLFDHD, encoded by the coding sequence ATGGGCAAGAAAAAGGCACCGCTAAAGCTGGGTACATCGGTGTTTTTGATGGTGTCAGTGGTACTTGGCGCGGTGTTGTTGGTGGTCTATTCCCTGCTGTTTTTTCGTATTAATCAGCTTTCGGAAGATCATCTGCGAGAAAAAGCCTTTGCCATTGCTCGCACATTTGCGTCCTCTCCCGTTGTTATTGATGAACTCAAAGGGATTGGCCGACCGGAGGAAGTGCAGATTGCTGCGGAGACTATCCGCCAGCGTAATCAACTGCTCTTCGTCACCGTCACGGATATGGATACGGTGCGCCATAGCCACCCTGAACCGGAAAGAATTGGCGAATATTTCGCGGGTCGGGATATCTATCCCGCGCTGTTGGGCATGGAGAATACCGCGATAAACCGGGGTACGCTCGATCCGGCGCTGCGGGTATTTACGCCGGTTTTTGACAATAACCATAAGCAGGTTGGCGTTGTTGCGCTGGGGATTGCCCTAACCAGCGTGCAGAAGGTGATCAGCGATAACCGCTGGATGATTCCCTGGACGTTATTGGCGGGGGCGCTGGTTGGCTGGTTGGGTACGCTGATTTTGGTGAAGATACTCAAGCGTATTATGCTGGGATTCGAACCGTTTGAGATATCGAACCTGTTTGAACAGCGCAACGCGATGCTAAAACACATCAAAGAAGGGGTTATTGCGGTCGATCAACATGGTCGGATTACGGTAATCAATGATGAGGCGCGACGGCTTTTTCGGCAGAATCATCCACAGGGCAGTGAAAAGCCGGTGCTGAAGCCAACTGAGCGAGTCAGCGAACAGTGGCTTGAGCATCTGCATTTGAAACAGGTGCTGGAGAGCGGTACGCCGCGGCGCGATGAAGAGATTAACTTTAACGGGCATCTGCTGCTGACCAACACGGTTCCGGTTTTTGTGAAGGGCGATATTATCGGCGCGATTGCGACGTTCCGTGATAAAACGGAGATCAGCCAGTTACTGCAACGGTTGAGTGGGATGTCCTACTATGCGGATGCGCTGCGTGCGCAGTCGCATGAGTTTATGAATAAGCTGCACGTCATCTTAGGGATGTTGCACTTAAAATATTACTCGCAGTTGGAAGACTATATCCTGAAGACCGCCAATAATTATCAGGCGGAGATTGGTTCGATTATTCGTAAAGTGAAATCGCCAGTGATTGCTGGCTTCCTGTTGGGTAAAATCAACCGAGCGCGCGATCTCGGCATTACGCTCTCCATCAGTGAGGAGAGTCTGCTGCCGGATACCGATGATGTCGATGCCACGAATGAATTGATTACCGTATTGGGTAATCTGATTGAGAATGCGATGGACGCAATTGATGAGCAGGAAAACTGTGAAATCAGCGTGAGTTTCCATCATCAGAATAGCCGCCTTCACTGTACCGTGGGGGATGACGGCCCTGGCATTTCGTTGGAAAGTCAGGCGCGCATTTATGAACAGGGATTCTCTACCAAAGGCAGCGGGCGCGGTATTGGCCTGTACCTGACCAAACAGAGTCTGGAGAAGATTGGCGGCACTATCGAGTTTGAATCAGAACCTGATGTGTACACCCAGTTTTTCGTTACTATTCCTTATCAAGCAAGGCTGTTTGACCATGATTAA
- a CDS encoding anion permease: protein MSANNSRLIKLLVILCIAGGLWLLPVPDGVKPDAWHLMAIFIATVVGLILSPYPLGAMAMFSLTTVAILGLLSIKDVLAGFSDPTIWMIACAFFISRGFIKTGFGRRIGLLFISKLGNSSLGLAYGLVFTDLLFAPAMPSTSARCGGIITPLFRSIAEAYDSTPEKGTQRRIGAFLVQSIFQCNAVTSAMFMTSMAGNPMVAKLASQFGIHISWTDWALATLLPGFLSLALIPYLIYRFYPPELKKTSEMRAIAVERLREMGKMTRDEWVVLGVFLGLVTFWVLGSTLNIDATLTALAGLSVLLLSRALTWDDVVSEKEAWHTVVWFAVLMTLAGQLNKMGLIAWLGGLAGNAVSGMHWLPMLGLLLLVYYYSHYLMASAIAHISAMYAIFVSIALAAGAPPMLTVLVFGIFSNLFMSTTHYSSGPAPILFGTGYVPLGTWWKIGFLVSLVIIPIWLGVGSMWWKLLGFW from the coding sequence ATGTCTGCGAATAACAGCAGGTTGATAAAGCTTCTAGTTATCCTTTGTATTGCCGGTGGCTTATGGCTATTACCGGTTCCCGATGGGGTTAAACCCGATGCCTGGCATCTGATGGCGATTTTTATTGCCACAGTGGTCGGTCTGATTCTCTCTCCTTACCCGCTTGGCGCGATGGCGATGTTCAGCCTGACCACGGTCGCCATATTAGGGTTATTATCTATTAAAGATGTGTTGGCGGGTTTTAGCGATCCCACCATTTGGATGATCGCCTGTGCCTTCTTTATCTCTCGCGGTTTTATCAAAACGGGCTTTGGTCGGCGTATTGGTCTGCTGTTCATCAGCAAGTTGGGGAATAGCTCTCTCGGTCTGGCGTATGGTCTGGTGTTTACCGATCTGTTGTTCGCTCCGGCGATGCCTTCCACATCTGCACGCTGCGGCGGGATCATCACTCCGCTGTTTCGCTCGATTGCCGAAGCCTATGATTCTACGCCGGAAAAAGGCACGCAGCGTCGCATTGGTGCGTTCCTGGTGCAGTCCATTTTCCAGTGTAACGCCGTGACTTCCGCGATGTTCATGACCTCCATGGCGGGCAACCCAATGGTGGCGAAGCTGGCTTCCCAGTTTGGTATCCACATCAGTTGGACGGATTGGGCGTTAGCGACACTGCTGCCGGGCTTCCTGTCTTTGGCGCTGATCCCTTACCTGATCTACCGCTTCTATCCGCCTGAACTGAAGAAAACCTCAGAAATGCGTGCGATCGCCGTCGAAAGACTGCGCGAGATGGGCAAAATGACCCGCGATGAGTGGGTCGTGCTGGGCGTGTTTCTGGGTCTGGTGACGTTCTGGGTATTGGGCTCTACGCTGAATATCGACGCGACTCTGACTGCGCTGGCTGGCCTGAGCGTGCTGTTGCTCAGCCGTGCGCTGACCTGGGACGACGTGGTCAGTGAGAAAGAAGCCTGGCACACCGTGGTATGGTTTGCCGTGCTGATGACGCTGGCTGGCCAGCTTAACAAAATGGGTCTGATTGCCTGGTTGGGCGGATTGGCCGGTAATGCGGTCAGCGGAATGCACTGGCTGCCAATGCTGGGTCTGCTGCTGCTGGTTTACTACTACAGCCACTACCTGATGGCGAGTGCGATTGCCCACATCAGTGCCATGTACGCAATTTTTGTCTCTATCGCACTGGCAGCCGGCGCACCGCCGATGCTGACCGTACTGGTGTTCGGTATCTTCAGTAACCTGTTTATGTCTACGACCCACTACTCCAGTGGCCCGGCACCCATTTTGTTCGGCACAGGCTACGTACCGCTGGGAACCTGGTGGAAGATCGGCTTCCTGGTCAGTCTGGTTATCATCCCTATTTGGCTGGGCGTGGGTAGTATGTGGTGGAAACTGCTCGGTTTCTGGTAA
- a CDS encoding putative transporter, translated as MSDIALTVSMLALVAVLGLWIGNWRIYGVGLGIGGVLFGGIIVGHVAHQYQIQLNDDMLHVVQEFGLILFVYTIGIQVGPGFFSSLRVSGLRLNAFALLTVFLGSVVTVMLHKLLNIPLPIILGIFSGAVTNTPSLGAGQQILTDLGSNSTLVNQMGTGYAMAYPLGICGILLVMWLMRVLFRVAVDNEAKQFEVSSGQHHEQLLTMNVSVTNTNLQGLAIQDVPILNRDTIVCSRLKRGDELMVPSPQTLIQLGDYLHLVGAKHDLEQARLVIGNEVETSLSTRGTDLHVERVVVTNEKVLGRKIRELNLKQNYDVVISRLNRAGVELVASNQASLQFGDILNLVGRKTAIDAVADIVGNAQQKLQQVQMLPVFIGIGLGVLLGSVPLMIPGFPVALRLGLAGGPLVVALVLGRIGSIGKLHWFMPPSANLALRELGIVLFLSVVGLKSGGDFVDTLLNGDGVWWIGYGALITIAPLLLVGILARTLGKMNYLTLCGMLAGSMTDPPALAFANGLHPTSGAAALSYATVYPLAMFLRIMSPQLLAVLFLSL; from the coding sequence ATGAGTGATATCGCACTTACCGTGAGTATGCTGGCGCTGGTTGCCGTTCTGGGGTTATGGATTGGCAACTGGCGGATTTATGGCGTCGGTTTAGGGATTGGCGGGGTCCTGTTTGGTGGGATCATCGTCGGGCATGTTGCCCATCAGTACCAGATTCAACTGAATGATGACATGTTGCATGTTGTTCAGGAATTTGGGCTGATCCTGTTTGTCTACACCATTGGCATTCAGGTTGGGCCGGGCTTCTTTTCCTCTCTGCGCGTATCTGGCCTGCGTCTCAATGCGTTCGCCCTGCTGACGGTGTTTCTTGGCAGTGTGGTGACCGTCATGCTGCACAAACTGCTCAATATTCCTTTGCCCATTATTCTCGGTATTTTCTCCGGCGCAGTAACCAACACGCCTTCGCTGGGCGCGGGCCAACAGATTTTGACCGATCTCGGTTCGAATTCAACCCTAGTGAACCAGATGGGAACGGGCTATGCGATGGCGTATCCGCTGGGGATTTGCGGTATTTTATTGGTGATGTGGCTGATGCGCGTCCTGTTTCGTGTCGCAGTGGATAACGAGGCAAAACAGTTTGAGGTTAGCAGCGGCCAGCACCATGAACAACTGCTCACGATGAATGTGTCGGTGACGAATACCAATCTGCAAGGATTGGCGATTCAGGATGTGCCGATTCTAAACCGCGACACGATTGTTTGCTCCCGCCTGAAACGCGGTGATGAGTTGATGGTGCCATCGCCGCAGACGCTGATCCAACTGGGTGATTACCTGCATTTGGTGGGGGCGAAACACGATCTGGAGCAGGCGCGTCTGGTCATCGGCAATGAAGTTGAGACGTCGCTCTCGACGCGGGGTACCGATCTGCACGTTGAACGTGTGGTAGTGACCAATGAGAAGGTGCTGGGCCGCAAGATTCGCGAGCTTAACCTGAAGCAAAACTATGATGTTGTGATTTCACGCCTGAACCGTGCGGGGGTTGAACTGGTTGCCAGCAATCAGGCTAGCCTGCAATTTGGCGATATTCTGAATCTGGTGGGGCGGAAAACGGCGATCGATGCCGTTGCGGATATCGTGGGCAACGCACAGCAAAAACTCCAACAGGTACAGATGCTGCCCGTCTTTATCGGCATTGGGCTAGGTGTTCTGCTGGGCTCTGTGCCGCTGATGATCCCTGGGTTTCCTGTGGCGCTGCGGCTTGGGCTGGCTGGCGGACCGCTAGTTGTGGCGCTGGTGCTGGGGCGCATCGGTAGTATCGGTAAACTTCACTGGTTTATGCCACCCAGTGCGAATCTGGCGCTGCGTGAACTCGGCATTGTACTGTTCCTGTCGGTAGTGGGGCTGAAATCCGGCGGCGATTTCGTCGATACATTATTGAATGGTGACGGCGTGTGGTGGATTGGCTATGGTGCGCTGATTACCATTGCGCCGCTGCTGCTGGTCGGCATACTGGCGCGCACGCTGGGTAAGATGAACTACCTGACGTTGTGTGGCATGCTGGCTGGCTCGATGACCGATCCCCCTGCATTGGCGTTTGCCAATGGGCTACACCCGACCAGCGGCGCAGCGGCGTTGTCTTACGCTACGGTTTACCCGCTGGCGATGTTTCTGCGAATTATGTCACCGCAGCTATTAGCCGTGTTGTTCCTCTCTCTTTAA
- the ibpB gene encoding small heat shock chaperone IbpB has product MRNYDLSPLLRQWIGFDKLASSMQGSQEPIDFPPYNIEKKDDNHYRITLALAGFRQSDLDIEVEGPRLTVKGSPAPTEKAVEYLHQGLVFKPFTLSFTLAEHLHVSDAHFENGLLHIDLVRDVPEALQPQRIAIGGGRPALNQPSPEDAS; this is encoded by the coding sequence ATGCGTAACTACGACTTATCACCTTTACTGCGTCAGTGGATCGGTTTTGACAAATTAGCTAGCTCAATGCAGGGCAGCCAGGAACCGATTGATTTCCCTCCGTACAATATCGAGAAGAAAGACGATAACCACTATCGTATTACGCTTGCGCTGGCAGGTTTCCGGCAGAGCGACTTGGATATCGAAGTAGAAGGTCCGCGCCTGACCGTGAAGGGTAGCCCGGCACCGACCGAGAAAGCCGTGGAATATCTGCATCAGGGGTTGGTGTTTAAACCTTTCACGTTGAGCTTTACGCTGGCCGAGCATCTGCATGTGTCTGATGCCCATTTTGAAAATGGCCTGCTGCACATCGATCTGGTACGTGACGTACCGGAAGCCTTGCAGCCGCAGCGCATTGCCATCGGCGGTGGTCGCCCAGCCTTGAACCAGCCGTCTCCTGAAGATGCGTCATAA
- the ibpA gene encoding small heat shock chaperone IbpA, with amino-acid sequence MRNPDFSPLYRSAIGFDRLFNLLETGQTQSNGGYPPYNVELVDENQYRIAIAVAGFAEQELDITAHDNLLIVKGAHAGEQVARNYLYQGIAERNFERKFQLAEHIQVKGANLENGLLYIDLERIVPEAMKPRRIEIK; translated from the coding sequence ATGCGTAACCCCGATTTTTCCCCACTGTATCGTTCCGCTATTGGTTTTGATCGCCTGTTCAATCTGTTAGAAACCGGCCAGACCCAGAGTAACGGCGGCTATCCTCCCTACAACGTCGAGCTGGTTGACGAGAACCAATATCGCATCGCGATTGCCGTCGCTGGTTTCGCCGAGCAGGAATTGGACATCACCGCGCACGACAACTTATTGATTGTAAAAGGTGCCCACGCCGGTGAGCAGGTTGCCCGCAATTACTTGTATCAGGGCATTGCCGAGCGCAACTTCGAGCGTAAATTCCAACTGGCCGAACATATTCAGGTAAAAGGCGCCAATCTGGAAAACGGGCTGCTGTATATCGATCTCGAGCGTATTGTGCCGGAAGCGATGAAACCGCGTCGGATTGAAATCAAGTAA
- a CDS encoding YceK/YidQ family lipoprotein encodes MTLLKSALLSFMITGSGAVATSGCSSVMTHTGSDQGYYSGTLASVDMLRDDDTSWAMMPLVAIDLPFSAVTDTLLLPYDYYRAGSDKNKLSTRERISHSEEQNQTASSQLATMPNNNTMPHNQL; translated from the coding sequence ATGACTTTACTGAAAAGTGCGTTGTTATCTTTCATGATTACCGGTAGCGGCGCGGTAGCAACCAGCGGTTGCTCCAGCGTCATGACGCATACAGGAAGCGATCAGGGATACTATTCCGGCACTCTCGCCAGTGTGGATATGCTGCGTGACGACGATACCAGTTGGGCCATGATGCCGCTGGTCGCGATCGATTTGCCGTTCTCCGCAGTTACTGACACGCTGCTGTTGCCCTATGACTACTATCGTGCAGGCAGTGATAAGAACAAGCTGTCGACACGCGAACGCATTTCACATAGCGAAGAGCAAAACCAGACCGCCAGTTCACAGCTTGCCACTATGCCTAATAACAACACCATGCCGCATAATCAGCTTTGA
- a CDS encoding DUF3748 domain-containing protein, with the protein MPVEYQITFNAAGHQLTNINCWSCDGNWLVYDIRPYGSSFTGLTIERIHLKSLKTEVIYRATAGAHVGVVTCSPQEPLRYVFIHGPENPDSEWQYDFHHRRGTIVADRQRDEAITLDAFSITPPYQAGALRGGTHVHVFSPDASRLSFTYNDHVLHERDPALNLRNVGVAVPLQPVSVEKCHPREYDGSHYCVLISRTMPQPQPGSDEINRAYEEGWVGTTGYLRQDGTRQRWALAFIGDTRAVDGTTIPEVFIVDLPDALEDYAKEGDAPLAGTATSMPVPPAGVQQRRLTFTHQRRYPGLVNQPRHWLRSSPDGGEIAFLMRDEAGVAQLWAISPNGGEPRQVTHTEHGVQSAFNWHPDGRSLAFVCDNSIMLCDAKSGELVRMTARTDNAPSADAVVFSPDGKHIAYMREIDGFNQLFVVACWLS; encoded by the coding sequence TTGCCTGTTGAATATCAAATAACGTTTAATGCTGCTGGTCATCAACTTACCAATATTAATTGCTGGTCTTGTGATGGAAACTGGCTGGTTTATGACATAAGACCCTATGGATCTTCATTCACAGGGCTGACCATTGAGCGCATACATCTGAAAAGCCTGAAAACCGAGGTGATCTATCGGGCGACGGCGGGTGCGCATGTGGGTGTGGTGACCTGTAGCCCGCAGGAACCGCTGCGCTATGTCTTTATCCATGGGCCGGAAAACCCGGATAGTGAATGGCAGTATGATTTTCACCATCGCCGTGGAACGATAGTGGCAGATCGCCAGCGTGATGAGGCGATTACGCTTGATGCCTTCTCTATTACGCCGCCATATCAGGCCGGCGCGCTGCGCGGCGGTACGCATGTTCACGTATTCAGCCCAGATGCTAGCCGCCTGAGCTTTACCTATAACGACCACGTGCTGCATGAGCGCGATCCGGCATTAAACTTGCGCAATGTGGGTGTGGCCGTGCCGCTACAGCCCGTCTCCGTTGAGAAATGCCACCCGCGTGAATATGACGGCAGTCATTATTGTGTGCTGATCAGCAGAACGATGCCGCAGCCACAGCCCGGCAGCGATGAAATCAATCGTGCTTATGAAGAAGGTTGGGTTGGCACCACGGGCTATCTCCGACAGGACGGTACGCGCCAGCGCTGGGCGCTGGCGTTTATCGGTGATACGCGGGCGGTGGATGGGACGACGATCCCTGAGGTCTTTATCGTCGATTTACCCGATGCGCTGGAAGATTACGCCAAAGAGGGCGATGCGCCACTGGCGGGCACCGCAACCTCGATGCCAGTGCCGCCTGCGGGCGTGCAGCAGCGGCGTTTAACCTTTACGCACCAACGCCGTTATCCTGGTTTGGTGAATCAGCCGCGCCATTGGCTACGTTCCTCGCCCGATGGTGGTGAGATTGCTTTTTTGATGCGCGATGAAGCTGGCGTGGCCCAACTGTGGGCGATTTCCCCGAATGGCGGTGAGCCAAGACAGGTAACGCACACAGAACACGGTGTGCAGTCTGCTTTTAACTGGCACCCTGATGGGCGTTCTCTGGCATTTGTGTGTGACAACAGCATCATGCTGTGTGATGCAAAAAGCGGTGAACTTGTTCGGATGACGGCGAGGACGGACAATGCACCGAGTGCGGATGCCGTGGTTTTTTCCCCTGATGGGAAACACATTGCGTATATGCGGGAGATTGACGGCTTTAATCAGCTTTTTGTTGTGGCCTGCTGGTTATCATGA
- the bhsA gene encoding multiple stress resistance protein BhsA, whose amino-acid sequence MKNVKTIAAAVVLATMTFGASAAEYVSPSQAQNLEKAGVVTATAQDLSSLQSKLAAKAEKAGAKAYTITSATGNDQLRGSAVIFN is encoded by the coding sequence ATGAAAAACGTAAAAACCATCGCCGCTGCTGTTGTTCTCGCTACCATGACTTTCGGTGCTTCTGCTGCTGAATACGTGTCTCCTTCACAGGCACAGAACCTGGAAAAAGCGGGTGTTGTTACTGCGACTGCTCAAGACCTAAGTTCGCTGCAATCTAAGCTCGCAGCAAAAGCAGAAAAAGCAGGTGCTAAAGCTTATACCATCACGTCTGCGACCGGTAACGATCAACTGCGTGGCTCTGCGGTAATCTTCAACTAA